GAGCGACGCGCTGATGCAGCCCGAGAGCCGCGCTGGCTTCCGCGCATTGATGGCGCAAGGCTGGACCGATGCGCTGCGCACGCGCCACCCCAAGGGCGGGGTGTGGACCTTCTGGGATTATCAGGCGGGGGCGTGGCCGCGCGACGCGGGCTTCCGCATCGACCATCTGCTGCTCTCACCGATCGCCGCCGACCGGCTCGCCGATGCCGGCGTCGACAAGGACTATCGCGGGCGGGAGAAGGCCAGCGACCACGCGCCGACCTGGGCGATGTTGCGGTAGTCCAGCCGCTTCACCGCTCGCCCCCGAAGACCTCAGAGGCGAACGGGGCGCGTAACGGATCAGCGATCAGCGAACGGTGTTGCTGGCGAGGGCGGTATCCATCGGGCCGCATGTCTTCTCGACCCATTCGCCCCTCTTGCCCCAGCATCGCGGATCGAGGTTGGGCACGCGCGCCATGGCGTTGACCGAGGGATGGCGCGGGAAGCGCTCGTCGCCCCAATAGACGAGCGCGTTGCGCAGTGTGGCGGTCTCTTCGAGCGCGATCTTGCCGAATTGTCCGCGCGGCGCGATCGCGGCGCGAAGCGCGACCCGCGCGGCGGTCTGGCAGAAGCCATATTGCGCATTCACCGTGGTGAAGCTCGAATAATTGCGCGTGTCGAAATGGTCGAGCGCGTTCTGTCCGGCGCGAAGCGTTTTGTTGGTGCGCACGAAATACTTGCTCACCGTGTCGTAGGACTTCTTGATCTCGTCCTTATGGTTGAACAGGATCGCGTTGTAGTTGGGCACGGACATCAAGGTCGGCTCGAACTGGCATTGCAGCGCGGCCACGTTGAGCGCCGCGCGCATCTGCCACACCAGTGCGGAGCGGACTTCGAGCGGCGTCGCGCCGGGGAAATCGGCCGCGTAGCGCGGTTCGCTGCCGGTCACCGGCGGCGCGGTCATGTCATGCGGGGTGAAAAAGAACTGCGCCTGGGCAGGCAGTGAAAGCGCCGCCGCATACACTGCAGCACATCCGCATAACGCACGGGACAATTTCATCATTTTCTCACCGAATGGCAGTCGTGACGGGATGATTACGGCGTTTTGTGTTTCAGCCCAAATGCTTTTTTAAGCATGTGGCCAACGTCTCGTCGAATTGCGGTTGAAGGGGGTTTGCGCGAATCAAAAGGGCCGCCCGGACGGTCCGGGCGGCCCTCAGGCATCACCGTTTTACCGGTGATTACATCGCGTTCGACGATTCGTTCGACATCATCATGCCGCCGTTGTCGGACATCGTGCCGTCGACTGCGGTCATGTTGTCCGACATCGTGTCGGTGCTCTCGGTCGAGTTCAGATCCGTGACGGTGGTGTTGTCGACGGGTGCTTCGGTCTTGCCGCAAGCCGACAGCGAAACGGCAGCGGCTGCGACGAGCGAAACAGCAGCGATCTTGGAAAGGATAGTACGCATGGAAAAGCTCCCTAGAAGTTGATTTAGGTGGGTCTGGTTGACCTTATTTACCCGCATCGTGGGGGACATTAGTCCGATAAGTACTTGCCCTCAAGCACAGTTTTCCGCGCCGCGGCGCAAACGCTCCAGAAACGCCGGAAAAGCGTCGTTCAGCGCGGCATCGAAGCTCGCGAAATCGCTCGCCCGGCCGAGCGCCTGCGCGCTGGTGACGGGGTATTCCGCAATGCCGCACGGCACGATGCCGGCGAAATGGCCAAGGTCGGGCGCGAGGTTCACCGCGAAGCCGTGCAGCGTCACCCAGCGCCGCACGCGCACGCCGATCGCGCCGATCTTGGCCTCCTCGCCGCCATCGCGAGTCCAGATGCCGATCCGGCCGGGCGCGCGGAAAGCGGTGATGCCGAGCGCGCCCAGCGCGTCGATCAGCCAGCCTTCGAGCGAACAGATGAAATGGCGGATGTCGCGCCCGCGCACATTGAGATCGAGCATCAGATAGCCGACGCGCTGGCCGGGGCCATGATAGGTGAAGCGTCCGCCGCGCCCGGTCTTCACCACCGGGAAGCGCGGGTCGAGCAGTTCGGCGGGATCGGCGCTGGTGCCGCCGGTATAGACCGGCGGATGTTCGACCAGCCACACGAGCTCGCTGGCCTCGCCTGCGGAAACGGCGGCGGCGCGCGCCTCCATGATCGCGAGGGCATCCTCATAGCCGATTCGGCCCGGCTCGACGCGCCATTCGATTGGGTTGGGGTCATCCATAGAAGCGCTCGATTGCGCCGATGCGCGTCCGAGTGCAAGATTGGACGGGATCGGTGGCAAGGCCCGGCGGGTTGGGCTAACGCGAGTTTACGCACGTCGCGGACCGGGGGAGCCAATGGTCAATCTTGAAGCCGTTTGGGACAGAACGTCCGAGTTCGTCGCAGAACGCCGCGCGGAGGTGATGCCGATCGTCGGGCTACTGCTGTTCGTGCCGCTGGCGCTGATGAACACGCTGATGCCGCTGATCGAACGCGAGCCGAACGTGCGCAACATCGGGCTCGGCCTGGTGGTGGTGGCACTCGGTATCGTCACGATGTGGGGGCATCTCGCGCTGACCGCGCTCGTGCTGGAGGCGCGCGGCTGGACGGCCGCGGTTCGCACCGGGGCGGGGCGGTTGCCGGTCGCGGTGCTGATCTCGCTGATCGAAATGGTGGTGGTGGTGCTGGCGGTCGCACCGATTTTCGTCGCTTTCGCGATGAGCGGCATCGTGCCGGGCCGGACACCGGCGGGGTCGATGCCGATGATCGGGCTCGAACCGGCAGTGTTCATCCTTGTCTATGGATTGGCCTTCGCGATCGTCGGGCTGGTGCTGCTCGCGCGCTTGCTCCTCGTCGACGCGGCGCTCGTCGGCGAACGGCGCGGTGTCTCGGCGCTCATCCGCTCGCTGAGCCTGACGCGCGGGATGACGCTCAAGCTCGTCGGCGTCGTGCTGCTCTACATCCTCGTTTCGCAGGTCGCCGGACTGGCCACCAAGACCGTGTTCGGCGCGATTCTCGGCGTGCTCACCCTCGGCGACGATACCGCCACTGTCGCAACCATCATCACAACGACTCTCGTCGCGCTCGTCCAGACCGGCTTCACCGCGCTGGCGACGGTGTTCACCGCACGCCTGTTCATCGCGGTGCGTGACGCGCGCGAGACGATCGTCGAACTCGTATGAAATGTCCGATATGAAATTGAATATTGCCCGCGCGTTCCAAACCGCGTGGTCCATGTGGAAGACCGACTGGGATCTGCTGCTGCGCGTGGCGGGGCTGTTCGTGTTCCTGCCGCAATTCGCGTCGCTGCTGCTGGTGCCGTTGATGCCCGCTCTGCCGGAGGGCGACACCAGCGAAGCCGCGGTGCGCACCTGGGTCGAGGCGTTCACCACATGGTTCGGCGCCTATGGCCCGTGGCTGTTCGGCGCGGAGCTTCTCACCCTGTTCGGCAGTCTGGTGATGCTGTCGCTGTATCTCGGCACCAACCGGCCGCCGCTCGGCGCGGCGCTGGCGGGGTCGTTGCGGCTGTTCCCGCGCTATCTGCTCGCGGCGCTGATCGTGTCGCTGCCGGTCGGGTTGTTCCTGGTGCCGGCGATCGGTTTCGTGCTGGTACTGCCGGCGATGTATATCTTCGGCCGGCTGCTGCTGACCGGCGCGGTGATCGCCGCCGAACAGCCGATCGGCGCGATCGCCGCGCTTCAGCGCAGCGCGCGGCTGACTCGCGGCAACGGCATGGTGATGATGGGCGTCGCCGGCGTGCTGCTGTTCGGCGGCCAGCTCGCCGCCTGGCCGTTCGTGGCTGCGGGGCGTGCGCTCGGCGGCGCGCCGATGGCGAACCCGG
This genomic stretch from Sphingomonas panacis harbors:
- the lipB gene encoding lipoyl(octanoyl) transferase LipB, which translates into the protein MDDPNPIEWRVEPGRIGYEDALAIMEARAAAVSAGEASELVWLVEHPPVYTGGTSADPAELLDPRFPVVKTGRGGRFTYHGPGQRVGYLMLDLNVRGRDIRHFICSLEGWLIDALGALGITAFRAPGRIGIWTRDGGEEAKIGAIGVRVRRWVTLHGFAVNLAPDLGHFAGIVPCGIAEYPVTSAQALGRASDFASFDAALNDAFPAFLERLRRGAENCA